The proteins below are encoded in one region of Candidatus Marinimicrobia bacterium CG08_land_8_20_14_0_20_45_22:
- a CDS encoding two-component system response regulator (DNA-binding response regulator in two-component regulatory system with ZraS; response regulator/sigma54 interaction protein) — translation MMNLNIVIIDDDKAQRDILSGYLKKIGCHVFSCESGNNCIPILENQSLDAVITDYRMPGMNGMEILQRVKEINPEIQVIILTAFGTIQDAVSAMKSGAWDYLTKPVDLDELDIKLQKIAGHNTLVRENQLLRSQIADSSLSTELIYKSQSIADVLNVVARIGDSKASVLIQGESGTGKEMIARTIHRVSSRRDKPFVAVNCAAIPETLFESELFGHEKGAFTGAYERTKGRIEIAENGTLFLDEVADIPLNFQVKLLRVIQEKEFHRLGSSQTLKADVRLVSATNKDIQKMVDSGSFRADLFFRLNVIPITIPPLRERREDIPPLVTHFIQKHASLNRRPITGISAEGLNSLMRYDYPGNVRELENIIERAVILARSTVITTDDLPLKSPDENNVTLNDSMTNQVEQLEKRLIAKTLDLTHNVVLQAAKLLGVS, via the coding sequence ATGATGAATTTGAATATAGTAATAATTGACGACGACAAGGCTCAACGGGACATTCTTTCCGGATACCTGAAAAAAATCGGTTGCCATGTTTTTTCCTGTGAATCCGGCAACAACTGCATCCCAATTCTTGAAAATCAGTCGCTTGACGCGGTGATTACCGATTACCGCATGCCCGGCATGAACGGCATGGAAATCCTTCAACGGGTCAAAGAAATAAATCCCGAGATACAAGTAATTATTCTGACGGCTTTCGGTACAATTCAGGATGCCGTATCCGCTATGAAAAGTGGCGCATGGGATTATTTAACCAAGCCCGTTGATCTTGACGAGCTTGATATAAAATTGCAGAAAATCGCCGGTCACAACACGCTTGTCCGTGAAAACCAACTTCTGCGTAGTCAGATCGCTGATAGTTCTCTATCCACAGAATTAATTTATAAAAGCCAGTCGATCGCCGATGTATTAAACGTTGTCGCCCGTATCGGCGACAGCAAGGCAAGCGTTCTGATTCAGGGAGAAAGCGGAACTGGAAAAGAGATGATCGCGCGCACGATTCATCGCGTTTCCTCCCGCCGCGATAAACCGTTTGTAGCCGTCAACTGTGCGGCAATTCCGGAAACACTATTTGAAAGCGAACTGTTCGGACACGAAAAAGGCGCTTTTACAGGCGCTTATGAACGCACAAAAGGAAGAATAGAAATCGCCGAGAACGGCACGCTTTTTCTCGATGAGGTCGCCGACATTCCCTTGAATTTTCAGGTCAAGCTCCTGCGCGTTATTCAGGAGAAGGAATTTCACCGGCTGGGAAGCTCTCAAACGCTGAAAGCCGACGTGCGACTCGTTTCAGCAACGAATAAGGACATTCAAAAAATGGTTGATTCCGGCTCTTTCCGTGCCGATCTGTTTTTCCGCCTGAATGTCATTCCCATTACGATTCCGCCATTAAGGGAACGACGCGAAGATATTCCGCCTTTGGTCACGCATTTCATCCAAAAACACGCCAGCCTGAATCGTCGGCCGATCACCGGCATTTCCGCCGAAGGATTGAATTCTTTAATGCGGTACGATTACCCCGGAAATGTTCGCGAACTGGAAAATATCATCGAACGCGCAGTTATCTTAGCCCGTTCGACGGTTATCACCACTGACGATCTTCCCCTGAAATCACCCGATGAAAACAATGTAACATTGAATGATTCAATGACGAATCAGGTAGAACAATTGGAAAAACGTTTGATTGCCAAGACACTCGATCTGACACATAACGTCGTTCTTCAAGCCGCTAAGTTATTAGGAGTTTCCGA